A region of Arabidopsis thaliana chromosome 5, partial sequence DNA encodes the following proteins:
- a CDS encoding Hyp O-arabinosyltransferase-like protein (unknown protein; FUNCTIONS IN: molecular_function unknown; INVOLVED IN: biological_process unknown; LOCATED IN: endomembrane system; EXPRESSED IN: 22 plant structures; EXPRESSED DURING: 13 growth stages; BEST Arabidopsis thaliana protein match is: unknown protein (TAIR:AT5G25265.1); Has 1807 Blast hits to 1807 proteins in 277 species: Archae - 0; Bacteria - 0; Metazoa - 736; Fungi - 347; Plants - 385; Viruses - 0; Other Eukaryotes - 339 (source: NCBI BLink).) — MGKASGLLLFLLGFGFFVVTYNLLTLIVHNRSGVSNSDGSPLLDPVVQMPLNIRKAKSSPAPFHVALTATDAPYNKWQCRIMYYWYKQKKALPGSDMGGFTRILHSGNSDNLMDEIPTFVVDPLPPGLDRGYVVLNRPWAFVQWLERATIKEDYVLMAEPDHVFVNPLPNLAVGGFPAAFPFFYITPEKYENIVRKYYPAEMGPVTNIDPIGNSPVIISKESLEKIAPTWMNVSLTMKNDPETDKAFGWVLEMYGYAIASAIHGVRHILRKDFMLQPPWDLSTKGKFIIHYTYGCDYNMKGELTYGKIGEWRFDKRSHLRGPPPRNMSLPPPGVPESVVTLVKMVNEATATIPNWDTL; from the exons ATGGGAAAAGCATCAGGCTTGCTTCTGTTTCTCTTGGGTTTTGGGTTCTTTGTTGTCACATATAATCTTCTGACACTTATAGTTCACAATAGATCTGGTGTGAGTAATTCAGATGGAAGTCCACTTCTGGATCCTGTTGTTCAGATGCCTCTAAATATTAGGAAAGCCAAGAGTTCTCCAGCACCTTTTCATGTTGCCTTAACAGCTACAGATGCACCTTATAATAAGTGGCAGTGTCGTATTATGTATTATTGGTATAAGCAGAAGAAAGCTCTTCCTGGTTCTGATATGGGTGGCTTCACCCGTATTTTGCATTCCGGTAATTCTGATAACTTGATGGATGAAATACCCACATTTGTGGTTGATCCTCTTCCTCCAGGTCTTGATCGG GGGTATGTTGTCTTGAATAGACCATGGGCATTCGTGCAATGGCTTGAAAGAGCTACCATCAAGGAAGA CTATGTGCTCATGGCAGAGCCTGATCATGTATTTGTTAATCCCCTTCCCAATTTGGCTGTTGGAGGATTCCCAGCCGCTTTTCCGTTTTTCTATATTACTCCTGAAAAGTATGAAAACATAGTCAGAAAGTATTATCCAGCGGAGATGGGGCCAGTAACAAATATCGACCCCATTGGCAACTCTCCTGTTATCATAAGCAAG GAATCACTTGAAAAGATTGCTCCTACATGGATGAATGTCTCGCTGACAATGAAAAACGATCCAGAAACTGATAAGGCATTTGGATGGGTGCTGGAAAT GTACGGTTACGCAATTGCATCTGCTATACATGGGGTGCGTCACATACTTCGGAAGGATTTCATGCTTCAG CCTCCGTGGGATTTGTCTACCAAGGGGAAGTTTATCATTCATTACACTTATGGATGCGACTACAACATGAAG GGGGAGCTGACATATGGCAAAATAGGAGAGTGGCGATTCGATAAGAGATCACATTTGCGGGGTCCTCCTCCAAGGAACATGTCCTTGCCGCCTCCCGGTGTTCCCGAAAGTGTg GTGACACTTGTGAAGATGGTGAATGAAGCTACTGCGACTATCCCTAATTGGGACACTCTCTAA
- the EMB3136 gene encoding Ribosomal protein L10 family protein (Ribosomal protein L10 family protein; FUNCTIONS IN: structural constituent of ribosome; INVOLVED IN: translation, ribosome biogenesis; LOCATED IN: cytosolic ribosome, ribosome, chloroplast, chloroplast stroma; EXPRESSED IN: 23 plant structures; EXPRESSED DURING: 14 growth stages; CONTAINS InterPro DOMAIN/s: Ribosomal protein L10 (InterPro:IPR001790); BEST Arabidopsis thaliana protein match is: Ribosomal protein L10 family protein (TAIR:AT3G12370.1); Has 1807 Blast hits to 1807 proteins in 277 species: Archae - 0; Bacteria - 0; Metazoa - 736; Fungi - 347; Plants - 385; Viruses - 0; Other Eukaryotes - 339 (source: NCBI BLink).) has product MEVALLSFSSSLSPLCHQRISTLTPKTSNSPNYPRLPVIRSAVSRNKKEETVEAVKSHLENCHLLAAINYKGLTVKQFQDLRRTLPDTTKLIVAKNTLVFKAIEGTKWEALKPCMKGMNAWLFVQTDEIPSAIKPYRSFQKERKLENNDFAGAVFEGKFYAPDNFKVLETMPTRAEVYAKMLGALQSPAINLVTTLQAPAREVIMVLMAYIKKLEDESNA; this is encoded by the coding sequence ATGGAAGTGgctcttctctccttctcttcttccttgtctCCTCTCTGTCACCAGCGAATCTCAACTCTCACACCCAAAACCTCGAATTCCCCAAATTACCCTCGCCTCCCGGTCATCAGATCCGCGGTGTCTCGTAACAAGAAGGAAGAGACTGTCGAAGCCGTCAAGTCTCACTTGGAGAACTGCCATCTCCTCGCCGCCATCAACTACAAAGGCCTCACCGTCAAGCAGTTTCAAGACCTCCGGAGAACTCTCCCCGACACTACAAAGCTCATCGTCGCCAAGAACACTTTGGTCTTCAAAGCCATTGAAGGCACCAAATGGGAAGCTCTCAAGCCTTGTATGAAAGGCATGAACGCTTGGCTTTTCGTCCAGACCGATGAAATCCCTTCTGCTATCAAACCCTACCGGAGCTTCCAGAAGGAACGCAAGCTTGAAAACAATGACTTTGCCGGCGCTGTCTTCGAAGGTAAGTTCTACGCTCCTGACAATTTCAAAGTCCTCGAGACCATGCCCACTCGTGCTGAGGTCTACGCTAAGATGCTCGGTGCTCTGCAATCTCCGGCTATTAATCTCGTCACTACTTTACAAGCACCAGCAAGAGAGGTTATAATGGTGCTTATGGCTTACATTAAGAAGTTGGAAGATGAGAGTAATGCATAG
- a CDS encoding peptidase M1 family protein (peptidase M1 family protein; FUNCTIONS IN: metallopeptidase activity, binding, zinc ion binding; INVOLVED IN: proteolysis, leukotriene biosynthetic process; LOCATED IN: cellular_component unknown; EXPRESSED IN: 18 plant structures; EXPRESSED DURING: 7 growth stages; CONTAINS InterPro DOMAIN/s: Peptidase M1, membrane alanine aminopeptidase (InterPro:IPR001930), Peptidase M1, membrane alanine aminopeptidase, N-terminal (InterPro:IPR014782), Peptidase M1, leukotriene A4 hydrolase, aminopeptidase C-terminal (InterPro:IPR015211), Armadillo-type fold (InterPro:IPR016024); BEST Arabidopsis thaliana protein match is: aminopeptidase M1 (TAIR:AT4G33090.1); Has 1807 Blast hits to 1807 proteins in 277 species: Archae - 0; Bacteria - 0; Metazoa - 736; Fungi - 347; Plants - 385; Viruses - 0; Other Eukaryotes - 339 (source: NCBI BLink).), with protein MAPIDPHSFTDSSHPLTTHVALSLYLDFNTSIIHGSALLTLSSAFSGELSLDTRCISIAMVLDPLTLEPIPYSVSTTPDRIRGTEVVVVLSGQSSLLIVYSTSPSASALQWLSPLQTFSKLHPYVYTQCQAIHARSIFPCQDTPAARIRYDVVMNIPNSLSAVMSARHVRRRLAVPEEAKHLEAGSLGSSLWCGEDRVVEEFAMEQPIPPYLFAFAVGELGFREVGPRTRVYTESAAIEVLDAAALEFAGTEDMIKQGEKLFGDYEWERFDLLVLPPSFPYGGMENPRMVFLTPTVIKGDATGAQVVAHELAHSWTGNLITNINNEHFWLNEGFTTYAERRIVEVVQGADIATLNIGIGWRGLTDEMERFKDNLECTKLWNKQEGVDPDDVYSQVPYEKGFQFVLRIERQIGRTAFDEFLKKYIATFKFKSIDTNTFLEFLKANIPGIEKEINLQLWTEGVGIPEDAYEPVSTIYTKIISLAKEFKEGKMPSEDDVAEWNGQEWELYLENLPKSCEPSQVMALDKRYRLAESKDYEVKVSFLQLAVTSKCREYHGEVKKTLKEVGRMKYLRPLFTALAQSGGTEEKQLAKQVFAEARETYHPIAQGVVESILSKYI; from the exons ATGGCACCCATTGATCCACACTCTTTCACCGATTCCTCTCATCCTCTCACCACGCATGTCGCTCTCTCCCTCTACCTCGATTTCAACACCTCCATAATCCATGGCTCCGCTCTCCTCACTCTCTCCTCCGCCTTCTCCGGCGAACTCTCTCTTGATACTCGCTGCATTTCCATTGCTATGGTCCTCGATCCTCTCACTCTCGAGCCTATCCCTTACTCCGTCTCCACCACACCGGATCGAATTCGGGGCACCGAAGTTGTCGTAGTCCTCTCCGGTCAATCTTCACTGCTAATTGTCTACTCCACTTCGCCTTCTGCTTCCGCTCTCCAGTGGCTTTCGCCGCTTCAAACTTTCTCCAAATTGCATCCTTATGTCTACACGCAGTGTCAAGCGATTCACGCCAGATCCATTTTCCCATGCCAGGACACTCCTGCCGCGAGGATCCGTTACGACGTCGTTATGAACATACCGAATTCGCTCTCTGCCGTCATGTCGGCTCGCCACGTCCGTCGTAGGCTTGCGGTTCCTGAGGAGGCTAAACATCTCGAGGCTGGGTCGCTGGGGTCGTCACTGTGGTGTGGTGAGGATAGAGTTGTGGAAGAGTTTGCTATGGAACAGCCTATACCGCCTTATCTATTTGCTTTTGCCGTTGGTGAGTTAGGGTTTCGGGAAGTTGGACCTAGGACTCGGGTATACACAGAATCTGCCGCCATTGAAGTTCTAGATGCGGCTGCTCTGGAGTTTGCAGGAACGGAGGATATGATCAAGCAAGGGGAGAAGCTGTTTGGAGATTACGAGTGGGAGAGATTTGACTTACTGGTGCTGCCTCCGAGTTTTCCTTATGGAGGTATGGAGAATCCAAGAATGGTTTTCCTGACGCCTACTGTTATCAAAGGAGACGCCACTGGAGCTCAAGTTGTAGCTCACGAGCTCGCACATAGCTGGACTGGGAATTTGATCACTAATATCAACAATGAACACTTCTGGTTGAATGAG GGATTTACAACTTACGCAGAGAGGAGAATTGTGGAGGTTGTTCAAGGGGCGGATATAGCTACTTTGAACATTGGCATTGGTTGGAGGGGTTTAACTGATGAAATGGAACGGTTTAAGGACAACTTGGAGTGCACTAAACTGTGGAACAAACAAGAAGGTGTTGATCCAGATGATGTATATTCTCAGGTCCCATATGAAAAAGGATTCCAATTTGTGTTGCGAATTGAACGCCAG ATTGGAAGAACTGCTTTTGACGAATTCCTCAAGAAATACATTGCTACTTTCAAGTTCAAGTCAATCGATACAAACACATTTCTTGAATTCCTGAAAGCAAACATCCCTGgcatagagaaagagatcaatCTACAGCTGTGGACTGAGGGCGTTGGTATACCAGAGGATGCATATGAACCAGTCTCAACCATTTACACAAAGATCATATCCCTGGCGAAAGAGTTTAAGGAAGGAAAGATGCCAAGTGAGGATGATGTTGCTGAGTGGAACGGACAGGAATGGGAGCTGTACTTGGAGAATCTTCCTAAATCATGTGAACCTTCTCAG GTCATGGCCTTGGACAAGCGGTACAGACTGGCAGAATCGAAAGACTATGAAGTGAAGGTCTCGTTTCTGCAACTTGCAGTCACATCCAAGTGCAGAGAGTACCATGGGGAAGTGaagaaaacactaaaagaGGTAGGAAGGATGAAGTACCTGCGTCCACTCTTCACTGCTCTTGCACAATCTGGTGGAACAGAAGAGAAGCAGCTGGCAAAACAGGTGTTTGCAGAAGCTCGAGAAACTTATCACCCCATAGCTCAGGGAGTTGTTGAATCTATCCTCTCTAAGTACATCTAA